Proteins from a genomic interval of Paenibacillus sp. FSL R5-0623:
- a CDS encoding winged helix-turn-helix transcriptional regulator translates to MIYIKDLMSGVNIFKALSSEIRIQIIELLAKNQSLNLNDLATKLGLSNGAITMHIKKLEESGLIEINTAVGKHGIQKICYLNEEKLMVDLRSQEINNRYEVEIQVGHYSDYQAAPTCGLATRDSIVGEFDDPRYFADPLRIDAEMIWLAEGYLEYRIPNYLKPNQSFSEIQLSMELGSEAPGFCDNYPSDIYFYVNGIEIGCWTSPGDFGNTRGTFNPEWWPPHLNQYGMLKLIRITQEGSYIDGCRISDVTLDQIGLDYKSDIHFRIAVTDGPLNKRGLTIFGKNFGNYGQNLLARVLYNVQEE, encoded by the coding sequence ATGATTTATATTAAAGATCTGATGTCGGGTGTGAATATCTTCAAAGCGCTCAGTTCGGAAATCCGGATTCAGATCATCGAGCTGCTGGCCAAGAACCAAAGTCTTAATCTCAATGATCTTGCAACCAAGCTGGGACTGAGCAATGGCGCTATCACAATGCATATCAAGAAACTTGAAGAGAGCGGATTGATCGAGATCAACACCGCGGTTGGCAAACATGGAATTCAGAAGATATGTTATCTTAATGAGGAAAAATTGATGGTTGATCTGCGTTCACAGGAGATTAACAATCGTTATGAAGTGGAAATTCAGGTCGGTCATTACAGCGATTATCAGGCTGCACCTACATGTGGTCTCGCTACCCGGGACAGCATTGTTGGAGAGTTCGATGATCCGCGTTACTTTGCTGATCCACTGCGAATTGATGCGGAGATGATCTGGCTGGCTGAAGGTTATCTCGAGTATCGGATTCCCAACTATCTCAAACCTAATCAGTCCTTTAGCGAAATTCAATTGTCGATGGAACTGGGATCGGAGGCCCCTGGCTTTTGTGACAATTACCCTTCGGATATTTATTTCTATGTCAACGGTATTGAGATTGGCTGCTGGACAAGTCCGGGCGATTTTGGCAATACACGCGGTACCTTCAACCCGGAATGGTGGCCTCCGCACTTGAATCAGTACGGCATGCTGAAGCTGATCCGGATTACACAGGAAGGCAGCTATATCGACGGATGCCGCATCTCGGACGTGACGTTGGACCAGATTGGGCTGGATTACAAAAGCGATATTCATTTCCGCATTGCGGTTACGGACGGACCTTTGAACAAACGGGGTTTAACGATCTTTGGTAAAAACTTCGGCAACTATGGACAGAATCTGCTCGCTCGGGTTCTCTATAACGTGCAAGAAGAGTAG
- a CDS encoding glycoside hydrolase family 43 protein, translating to MVLLLAGQSKALAAFWNLTGDTAVHDPSIIKEGSSWYTFSTGPGIQVLKSDNGSSWYRVPQIFLSKPSWWASAVPGQSGLDVWAPDVEQYNGKVWLYYSISTFGSNRSAIGLASANSIGAGQWKDEGLVLQTTTANNYNAIDPNLVIDASGNPWLAFGSFWSGLKIVKLDKNTMKPTGSITSIAARPNNGGAIEGPSIVYRGGYYYLFASIDSCCQGVNSTYKMVYGRSTSITGPYVDKNGVNMLNGGGTILDTGNVKWKGPGGQDVYNGNVIARHAYDAEDNGNPKLLINDLLWDANGWPKY from the coding sequence ATGGTATTACTGCTGGCAGGTCAGTCAAAAGCTTTGGCGGCGTTCTGGAATCTGACCGGAGATACCGCTGTTCATGATCCGTCGATTATCAAAGAGGGCAGTTCCTGGTACACCTTTTCAACCGGCCCGGGCATTCAAGTATTGAAATCCGATAATGGATCGTCCTGGTATCGTGTTCCACAAATCTTCTTAAGTAAGCCATCCTGGTGGGCTTCTGCCGTTCCGGGACAAAGTGGATTGGATGTATGGGCACCGGACGTAGAGCAGTATAACGGAAAAGTATGGCTCTATTATTCGATCTCCACCTTTGGCTCCAATCGGTCTGCGATTGGTCTTGCGTCTGCGAACAGCATTGGAGCAGGGCAATGGAAGGACGAAGGATTGGTGCTTCAAACCACGACCGCCAATAACTATAATGCCATTGACCCGAATCTGGTCATTGATGCTTCAGGCAATCCATGGCTGGCCTTCGGTTCTTTCTGGAGCGGTCTGAAGATTGTCAAGCTGGACAAAAATACGATGAAACCGACGGGAAGTATAACTTCCATTGCTGCGCGCCCGAATAACGGAGGTGCTATTGAAGGACCAAGTATTGTATATCGGGGCGGCTACTATTACCTGTTTGCTTCCATCGATTCTTGCTGCCAAGGGGTGAACAGTACCTACAAAATGGTCTATGGACGTTCTACCAGTATTACAGGCCCTTATGTGGACAAAAACGGAGTTAATATGCTGAATGGTGGCGGAACGATATTGGATACAGGCAATGTGAAATGGAAAGGTCCAGGTGGTCAGGACGTGTACAACGGCAATGTCATCGCAAGACATGCCTATGATGCAGAGGATAATGGCAATCCAAAATTGCTGATTAATGACTTGTTGTGGGACGCTAATGGATGGCCGAAGTATTGA